The sequence below is a genomic window from Desulfofundulus luciae.
CGAACCCACCCGGCCGGAAACGGCCAGGGTGGTGGACCTGATGGAGGCCTTGAAGGCCAGCATCGAAAAGGCTAAAAAGGAACGGGGCCGGCAAGCAACCGGGGATGCTCCCGGAGAACAAGAAATTGCTCCTAAAAAGCCCCGCCGCCGGGGACGCAAAAAGGCAGTTGGGGAGGCGTAAAGTTTTCCTTCTTTATTAAACAAAAGGAACGACCACCCGAAAGGACTAACGGGGGAGGTATGCACCGTGGAGGGGCAGGCATCTCTACCACTGCTGCGGCCCATGCTGGCCACATCATCACGGCCCTTTGACAGCCCAGGTTTTCTCTACGAAGTTAAATGGGACGGCTACCGCGTGCTGGCCTACCTGAACGGCGGTACGCTGTTGCGCTCCCGCAACTTGCGGGATATTACAGCCACTTTCCCTGAATTAAAGGAACTGCATAAATGTGTAAAAAACCAGCCGGCCATTATTGACGGGGAAATCGTCATTTTTCAGGATGGCCGGCCTTCTTTTGCCGCCCTGCAGGCCCGGGGGCGGCTGGAAGATCCTTTCAAGATTAAGGGCACGGCCCGCCGGCACCCTGCCATTCTTATGGCTTTCGATGTGCTTTACGCCGGTGGCCGCTCCCTGTTAAACGAACCTTTACGCCGCCGCAAGGAACTCCTGGCGGAAATGATTAAGCCCGGTGACCAGGTGCTGGTGTCCGAATTTGTTTTGCATCATGGGCGGGCCTTTACTGCCGCCTGCGTTGCCCGGGGTCTGGAAGGTGCCATGGCCAAGCACCTGGACAGCCCCTACCTCCCCGGCCGGCGTTCCCCTTACTGGCGCAAATTCCGCAACACCAGGGAGGCCGATCTGGTCATCTGCGGTTACCAGGTGGGGCGTGGCCGGCGGCGTCTCGGTGCCCTGTTATTGGGTGGATACCGGGGCGAGGAGCTTGTTTACCAGGGCAAGGTAGGTACGGGGTTCAGCCGGGAGGAGGAGGAACACCTGCTGGAACTGTTGTCACGCCTCGTTATACCCCGGCCTGTTCTGACCCTGCCGCCGGTAGAGGTTCGGCGCACCATCGCGGTGGAACCAGTACTGGTTTGCGCCGTAGAGTATCTTGACTTAACAGCCGGTGGCCTACTGCGGCATTGCAGCTACCGGGGTTTGCGACCGGATAAATCACCCCGGGAATGCCATTATCTTCTGGGGTAAAAAATTTTTTAACTGTCACCATTGCCGGGATTGCTCCATAATATGGTACCAAATACTGAAGGGAGGACTCCAAATGGGTTATGGTTTAACCGGTGGTTATCCGCAGTTTTCTTTCATCCTGTTCCTCATTTTGATCCTGTTGTTCTTTGGGGACGGGGCTTTTTACCACGGCAACCCGAAGTAAGACTATCCGGTTGGAAACTCAAGAGTAGATGCTTCTTTTACTTTCAAACTTGTAAAGAAGGGGGGGTTAAGATGAGCGGTTCCTATTATCCCTTTTACGGTCAGTTCTCCTTAATCCTGTTCCTGATCTTGATCTTGCTCTTCTTTGGGGATGGCATTTTCTACTGGGGTAATCCCAAGTAGAAAACAGCCCGTGCTCAAAAGAAGTTGCACTGAGCAAGGGGGTTTATGATGAGCGGTTCCTATTATCCCTTTTACGACTACTTCTCCTTAATCTTATTCCTGATCTTGATCTTGCTCTTCTTCGGCAAAGGGTTCTTCTATTACGGGTCAAACGCCAGTTAAATAGTTATTAATGAAGGGCTGCATCAAAGGATGCAGCCTTCATTCCATGTTGGGGCCCAGAAGGGATTGTGATAACCTGTTAGCAGTTGTCACGCATAGTTTACAGAAACTGGATAATAACATTGTCATTGCTGGTATGGGGAGCTTTTTTCACCCGCACCTCCAGTAAGCCGTGGCGGTAAGAGGCCGTGGCCGTCTCCGGCCTCACGGGGCAGGGGAAATTTACTACTTGCTGAAATTCTTCTGCCGTCCCGGCAGGCAGCACCGTAGCCTGGCTTTTGGGTTCCGGGAGCCTTTTAAAACGGCGGCCGCGGATTTCCAAACTGCTGGTCCTGACCGAAAGATGCAGGTCTTCCCGCCTCTGCAATCCCGGGATCTCGACCACGGCGATGATTTCGTCACCCAGCTCATGAACGTGGGCGGGAACAGGGGAATTATGCTCTCTTTTCGTGTCTTTACCCATCCAGTCCAATGCCGCCAGCTCCGCCAGGTTCAACAGGGAGGGTTGAATCTTTTTGAGTATATTTTCCCGGATACTTAGAAGCTGCAAAAGAAAGTTATTTTTTTCTTCATTCACTGTCTATCCCCATCCTTTCCCGGGATTAAATTAACCGCTTTCACTTTTTGGGAAACCTGTCAATATTATCAGGTTGCGTTTCTTCGAGCTTAAATCTGTTTATCGATTAAATCTGAATCCACGTGAAGACCCCGTCCAATGCCCTGCAGGGTAGTGGAGAGATCGATATGCTTGAGTATAGCAATATTAAAATCGCCCACGTTAAAGGAACCCTGATCTGCGCTAAGATCCATGGTGTTCTTACTGGCGGAGATATTAACCTCCCCCAGATTAAAGGTTCCTCCGGCCTGAATCTGATTTATTTTAAAAGCGCCAATAATTACGGGCATTATAAACCTCTCCTGAAAATTTGCCTATTTAAGGGATTTGGCCGCCTTTTGCCTTGGTAACTTTTCAAGGGGATAAGTGCCGTACATGTTTCCATCACCGGAGTTCAGGGAACCCGGGCCGGCCTGGACCGTCATTTCACTGGTGGGCAGGCAAACCACCCGCTCGCCCACGATCAGCGTACCGCCGGACTGGATGCTGTTGACCTTGATGGTGCCGATAATGATGGTCACCATAGACACCGCCTCTGTAAAGGCCTTTGTGTCAAGATATGTTCCAGGGAGGACTTTAGTGCTTTTGCCGGTGCCCCGGTTTTAGGTCGGGTTGATTGAAGCCATAATAGGGTGAGGGGGTAAAAACATGGACCAGGAGATGAGCAAGGTTTTGGGAAAATCCCTTTCCTTTACCAACCTGGACAAGCTGTTCTGGCCCGAAGAAGGTTTAACCAAAGCTCATTTGATAAAATACTACAGCGATATAGCTCCCTTTTTGCTGCCGTATATTCATAACCGCCCCCTGGTCATGAAACGCTATCCCGACGGCATCAGCGGGGAAGCTTTTTATCAGAAGGAATGTCCTGATTATGCTCCCGATTGGATTGAAACCTTTCCCGTCCACCATTCGGAGAGGATAATCAACTACATAATCTGCAACGATCTGGCCACTTTACTTTGGCTTGCCAACCAGGCCTGCATTGAAGTGCACGCCTGGCTGTCTATACGGGACAATATAGAGTGTCCCGATATTGCCGTAATGGACCTGGATCCGGCTCAAGGCGCCACTTTCAGGGACATCCTGCGGGTTGCCCTTTTGGTGCGTGAAGCCCTGGCGGAGTTTGGCCTCCAGGCTTTCGCCAAAACATCCGGGGCCAGGGGATTGCACCTGTTCATCCCCATCCGGCCGGTATATCCTTTCCGGGATGTCGCCCGGGCCATGGAGTATATCGCCCAACTGGTCAACCGGGTCTATCCCGCCCGGACCACCCTGGAACGCGCAGTGCCCAAGAGAAAGGGGAAAGTTTACCTGGACTATTTACAGAACGGGCGCGGTAAAACCATGGCCTTTCCTTACAGCCTGCGCCCTTTGCCCGGCGCCCCTGTTTCAACCCCTCTGACCTGGGATGAGGTCCAGTCCCTGAACGTGAACCCGGTCGACTTTAACATAAACACTATTTTTGAGCGCCTGAAGGAAGCCGGGGATCTTTTCAGAGACCTCCTGGTGCAGGAGCAAAGCCTGGACGCCATTCTGGACATGCTGGCCAGGCCCAGTGGATTAACGTTGGGGACGGAAGGTTAAGATATAGCCTCCCTGGTTTCCGGTTTGTGCTGCCGGGGGGTCCTTTGGGTCCTCCGGCTCTTTTTGTGCGGGCAGGTCCCCTTTGCCCACCAGGCAGCTATGGGTTATACCTACATTTAATGCGCCCCCCAGTTGATCTACGTTGATGTTTTCCAGGTTGATGGTGAATTGTTCCACATGCATGCGGTCAACGTGAAATTTTTCTATGCGCCAGTGCTGAGATTCCAGCAGTTCCCTGAGCAGGGCAACTTCTTTTTTGAGCCGGTCCACGTCCTGTTGGAGGGGCAGAAGGGCATCTGTGCCGGTACAGCGGCAAAACCTCTTTTTCATCAGGGTAAAAATATGTCTGAAAAAGATGCCCATCTTGCCATCCCTCTGTAAGGCGTGGTATCTTTTTGCTACCCCGGTGAATTCCACTAGTATATATTCATTGGTGGTACAAATTTTCCCATTGGGGCAGGAGTTTTACCTTTCTTTCCCGAATGCCTTTTCAACCCGAGGTGAGCGTGGTGGATGAGAAAGTCTACTGGATGGGCTGGCAGTATCTCCTGCCCGGTAGTGCCAAGCGTATCTGGAACTTAGTGGAAAGGTTTGGTTCCCCCGGGGCGGCCTGGATGGCCTCCGGGGAAGCTCTGGTCACCAGGGGCGGTTTTGAGCCCCGGGGGGCGGCGCACCTGGTGCGCCGCCGCTCTGAACTGGATCTCCAGGAAGAACTGGCCCGGTTACAGGAACAAAACATAACCTATATCACCTTTGAGGATGGTGACTATCCCCAGTTGCTGCGGGTCATTTTTGATCCCCCGCCCGGTCTTTTTGTCCGGGGTACCCTGCCCCCGCCCGGTGGGCAGGCGGTGGCCGTCGTGGGTTCCCGGCGGCCCACCCCCTACGGTGTGACTGTGGCCGAGAAATTGGGCGGGGAACTGGCCCGGGCGGGGGTAACCGTGGTGAGCGGCATGGCCCGGGGGATTGACAGCGCCGCCCACCGGGGTGCCCTGGCGGCCGGGGGACGGACGGTGGCCGTGCTGGGTTGCGGCGTCGATGTGGTTTACCCCCGGGAAAACAAGCGGCTGATGGACGAAATTATCGAAGCCGGGGCGGTGATCAGCGAGTTTCCCCCCGGTTCTCCCCCCGAGGCGTGGCACTTTCCGGTACGCAACCGGATCATCAGCGGTTTATCCCGGGCCACGGTGGTGGTGGAAGCCGCGGAGAAAAGCGGCGCCCTCATTACGGCGGACCTGGCCCTGGACCAGGGGCGGGATGTGATGGCCGTGCCCGGTCCCGTAACCAGCCCGCAAAGCCGCGGTCCCAACCAGTTAATCAAGCAGGGTGCCCGGCTGGTGGAAAGCGTGGCGGATGTCCTGGAGGAACTGGGCATCACCTGCCTTTTCCCGGGAAAACATCTTCAGTCCCCGGTAATGCCCAGGCTTACTACCGAGGAGGAAACGGTTTACGGGATGCTGTCTGGTGACCCCGTACCGGTGGATATAATTATTGAAAATACGGGACTGGCCACGCAACAGGTGTTGTCCGCCCTGATGTTTCTGGAGGTCAAGGGCCTGGTCAGGCAGTTTCCCGGCCGGCTCTACGCCCGGCGTGAAAAACCCACCCGGTTCTAAAGTCCCGGGGTCTTCATACATTTTTTAAAGAAGATTCGTGCGGTTAATATAATGGTTAAACCGGAAAAAAAGAAGGTGGCCTTCTTTGTCCAAAACGCTGGTTATTGTAGAATCGCCTGCCAAAGCAAAAAGCATCGGCAAGTTATTGGGTAAAAAATATACCATCAAAGCCTCTATGGGTCATGTGCGGGATTTGCCCAAGAGTCAGTTCGGGGTGGACGTAGAGCACGGTTTTGCGCCCAAGTACATTACCATCAGGGGCAAGGGGGAAATCATTAAGGAACTCAGGACGGCGGTAAAAAAGGCCGACCGGGTGTTGCTGGCTTCCGACCCCGACCGGGAAGGAGAGGCCATTGCCTGGCATCTGGCCAACGTTTTGGAAATTGACGAGAATACGCCCTGTCGCATTGAGTTTAATGAAATAACCAAGCAGGCCGTGCAAAATGCCGTAAAAGCACCCCGGCCCATCGATTACAACCGGGTGAATGCCCAGCAGGCCCGCCGGATACTGGACAGGCTGGTCGGCTATAAACTGAGCCCCCTGTTGTGGCGCAAGGTCAAGAAAGGTCTTTCAGCCGGCCGGGTCCAGTCCGTGGCGGTGCGGCTGATCTGCGAGCGGGAAGAGGAGATCAACGCCTTTGTTCCCGAAGAATACTGGACCTTAACGGCCGTATTTTCCTGCCGGGGAAAGGATCCCTTTGAGGCCAGACTGTACAAGATTGGGGATAAAAAGGCAGAAATAACCAGCCAGGCGCAGATCGAGGAAATCTTAAAGGAGCTAAAGGGAGTCTCCTACCGGGTCATTAAAATTACCCGCAAGGAGAAAAGCCGGCAGCCGGCCCCGCCCTTTACCACCAGCAGCCTGCAGCAGGAGGCCTACCGCAAGCTCAATTTCACCGCCCGCAAAACCATGATGGTGGCCCAGCAACTTTACGAAGGGCTGGAACTGGGTAAGGAGGGCCCCGTGGGCCTGGTTACCTATATCCGTACCGACTCCACCCGCGTGGCCGTACAGGCCCAAATGGACGCCCGGGCTTACATTCAGGAAAAATTTGGCCCTGAGTATGTCCCGGAAAAGCCACGGCAGGTAGCGGCTAGGGGACGGGCGCAGGATGCCCACGAAGCCATCCGGCCCACCGCGGTGGAACGGGAACCCGAGGCCATTAAGCAGTACCTTACGCCGGATCAGTACAAGCTCTATAAATTAATCTGGTCTCGCTTTGTGGCCAGCCAGATGAACCCGGCCGTTATTGAAACCACCAGCATTGATATTACCGGAGGTCGTTATACTTTCAGGGCTACCGGGTCAGTGGTCAAGTTCCCCGGGTTTACCCGGGTTTATGTGGAATCCCGGGATGACGAAACTAAAGAGGAGGAAGGGGTTCTGCCCGCCATTTCCGAGGGGGAAACCCTGGAGGTCAAATCCCTTACGCCGAAACAGCACTTCACCCAGCCGCCTCCCCGTTATACCGATGCCACCCTGGTGAAGGTGCTGGAGGAAAAAGGGATCGGCCGTCCCAGTACCTATGCACCCATTCTGGAAACAATCATCAAGCGGGGATATGTGGTGCGGGAGAAAAAGCAGCTTGTCCCCACCGAGCTGGGGATGGTAGTGGTAGATTTATTGAAAAAGCATTTTCCCGATATTATTGATGTGGAGTTTACCGCTCAGATGGAGGAAAGCCTGGACCGCATAGAGGAAGGGGAAATGGATTGGGTGCGGGTGATCCAGGACTTTTACGGTCCCTTCCAGGAAACTCTTGCCCGGGCGGAAGAAGAAATCGGTCAGGTGACCGTGTCCGATGAAGTCAGCGAGGAAATCTGCGAACAGTGCGGCCGCAATATGGTGGTCAAAAGGGGCCGCTACGGGAAGTTTCTGGCCTGTCCCGGCTTTCCCGAGTGCCGGAACACCCGGCCCCTGCTGGAGCCTACCGGGGTGCCCTGCCCCCAGTGTAAAGGCGAGCTGGTGGTGCGGCGCAGTAAAAAGGGCCGCAAGTTTTACGGTTGCAGCCGCTACCCCGATTGCGATTTTGTGGTTTGGGATGAGCCCTCCGGCGAAAAATGCCCCCGCTGCGGTGGTCTTCTGGTAATCAAAAGGGGACGGGGTGAACAGGAGGAACTGGAGTGCGTCAATGAGCAGTGCCGGTACCGGGTCGGCAGGGGTGAAACCGCGCGGGATGTGACTGCCGGGAGTGAACTGGTGGAAGAAAAGCCTTCATTTGACTCCTGGCACAACGATGCTTTGCTGTCCTTGACGGGGGAAAAATCAGGCCCCACTGCAACTCGCGGAACTGGAGGAAGAAGTTAAATGGCCGAGGCAGTAACGGTTATAGGTGCCGGGCTGGCCGGCGCGGAAGCGGCCTGGCAACTGGCCCGGCGGAACATACCCGTTAAGCTCTACGAGATGCGCCCGCATAAGTTTACCCCGGCCCATCACACTGGCTTCTTTGCCGAGCTGGTGTGCAGCAATTCCTTGAGGGCTATAGCCCTGGAAAATGCTGTGGGCTTGTTAAAAGAGGAAATGCGCCGGCTGGACTCCCTGATCATGGCCTGTGCCGGTAAATACCGGGTGCCGGCCGGGGGTGCCCTGGCCGTGGACCGGGAAGGTTTTGCCCGGGCAGTTACGGAGATCCTGGAAAGCCACCCTTTGGTGGAGGTTTACCGCGAAGAAGTTACTGATATTCCGCCGGAAGGCATAGTGGTTCTGGCCACCGGTCCCCTGACCTCGGAAGCCATGTCCAGGTCCCTGAGGGATTTGACCGGCATAGAGTATCTTTATTTTTACGATGCTGTGGCGCCCATAGTTACCCGGGATTCCATCAATTTCGACAGGGTTTTTTGCTCCTCCCGTTACGGCAAGGGGGAAGGGGAGTACATCAACTGCCCCATGACCAGGGAGGAATACGAGCGTTTTCAGGAAGCCCTGGCCACGGCCGAAAGGGCGCCCCGCAAGGAGTTTGAAAAGGAGATTAATTTTGAGGGCTGTTTGCCCATCGAGGTGCTGGCCCGGCGGGGAAAGGATGCCATGCGCTACGGGCCTTTAAAGCCGGTTGGTTTGATTGACCCCCGCACGGGCCGCCAGCCTTATGCGGTAGTCCAACTGCGCCAGGACAACGCCGCCGGTACCCTTTATAACCTGGTGGGGTTTCAAACCCACCTCAAGTGGGACGAACAAAAACGGGTTTTCCGCATGATCCCGGGGCTGGAAGAAGCGGAATTCGTCCGGTTCGGCGTGATGCACCGCAACACCTATGTCAATTCGCCAATCCTGCTTTATCCCACCTTTGAGTGCAAAAAACGGGCCGGGCTTTTCCTGGCCGGGCAGATGACCGGGGTGGAGGGCTACGTGGAGTCGGCGGCTTCCGGGTTAATGGCCGGTATCAATGCAGCCCGGCTTTACCGGGGCCAGCGGCCCGTGGTTTTTCCTCCAGAGACGGCCCACGGTTCCATGGCCCATTATATTACCAGCGCGGATCCGAAGCATTTTCAACCCATGAATGTTAACTTCGGTTTATTCCTTCCCCTGGATGAAAACATTAAGGACCGGCGCAGGCGCAACCTGGCCCTGGCCCAGCGGGCGCTGGAAATGCTGGAAAGGTGGAAGCAGGAAGTGGATATATAAAGGGAGAGTGAACCGGTTGTATCCGTACATAGACAACTTTATCTACTATCTCCAGCTGGAAAAGAACGCCTCCCCCCATACGCTGGATAACTACCAGCGGGATCTCTTCCAGGGTCTGGATTTTTTCGCCCGGGCTCTGGGAAAACCCGATCACCTGGTTTTACCCGAAGACATCAATCGCCAATTGCTGCGGGCTTTTTTAGCCCACCTGCAGTCCCAGGGGTTTTCCCGGGCCACCATTGCCCGGAAACTGGCCACCTGGCGTTCTTTTTTCCGTTATCTAACCCGTGAAGAAGTGTTAACCGCCAACCCTGCCGGCCACCTTTCTTCCCCGAAAATTGAACGGAAGTTGCCCCGGTTTCTCTTTGCCGATGAATGCCGGGCCCTGGTTGAGGCACCCCCGGACGACACTCCCCTGGGCCGGCGGGACCGGGCACTGCTGGAGACCCTTTACGCCGGCGGCATGCGGGTGGGGGAGCTGGTTGCCTTAAACCTGGATGACGTGGATCTGACCCGTGCCACCATACGGGTGGCCGGTAAGGGTGCCCGGGAACGTCTGCTGCCTGTCGGTGCGTTTGCAGTACGGGCCCTGGAAAATTACCTCCTGACCGGCCGGCCGGCTCTGGCAACTGCACGCTCAGGGGAAGCCCTCTTTCTCAATTACCGGGGTGAGAGGCTTTCGGTACGAGGGGTAAGGAAAATAATCGATAAATATGTCCATCAGATATGCCTGGATCGGCAGGTGAGCCCCCACGTGCTGCGCCATTCCTTTGCCACCCATTTGCTGGACAACGGGGCCGATTTGCGGGCCGTGCAGGAATTGCTGGGACACGTGCGCCTGTCCACCACCCAGATTTATACCCATGTCACCAGGGAACGATTAAAGGAAGTTTACCGCCGTGCCCACCCCAGGAGCCAATTGCGATGCTCGGAAGTAGAGATGAATAGGCCGTTTTAGGGCAGTGGCAAAAATATTTTACCCCGGCACGGATCAGGATTTATGCGGGTTGCGGGCATGGGCAGGGAGCGTTTTAGCAAAATTGACCCCAAAGAAGAAAAACAAAGGAATAGCGAAAAAGGGGAAGAAATAAGAAGGGAACCCTCCTTTTCTGGCGAATTCTTTTTTATATCCCCAAAAAAAGAACCAGAGGAGGTTTCCCTTATGGCTATTATACCACAACAACGACTTTTTGGGTGGCGGGAAATTGACGAACTGGGAGATTTGGAACGCCTGGTCCTGGTTCTCGAATATCTACCCGACGAGGAACTCATGCAAAAGCTGGAGCGAGAACGCGGGCACGACCGGAACGATTACCCGGCCCAGGGCCTGAAGTTGCATTTTAGAGCAAAAAAATATACAATAATATGTTGATGCCTGCGAAAGGAAGGTCTTTATGTTTCATTCCACGACTATTGTGGCGGTCCATAAGGATGGCCGGGTAGCCCTGGCCGGGGACGGCCAGGTGACTTTCGGCCAGCATACTATATTGAAACACCAGGCGAAAAAGATTCGCCGCCTGCACAATAACCGGGTGCTCGCCGGCTTTGCCGGTTCCGTAGCCGACGCCTTCACCTTATTTGAGAAGTTTGAAGGAAAGCTGGAAGCCCATCACGGCCAGCTCCAGCGAGCCGCCGTGGAACTGGCCAAGGAATGGCGCATGGATAAGTTCTTGCGCCGCCTGGAAGCCCTCCTGGTGGTAGCCGACCGGCAGCACCTGCTGGTCCTTTCCGGGGGTGGGGAGGTTATTGAGCCCGATGATGGGATTGCGGCCATTGGCTCGGGAGGTCCCTACGCCCTGGCCGCCGCCCGGGCCCTGGCCAAACATACGGATCTTTCCGCCGGGGAAATCGCCCGGGAAGCCCTGTTGATTGCCGCGGGCATTTGCGTTTATACCAACGACCGCATTACTGTGGAGGAGCTGTAATTTTTATTAAGGAGAGAGCAGGGATGGAAAACCTTACTCCACGCCAGATCGTGGCCGAGCTGGATAAAT
It includes:
- a CDS encoding Hsp20/alpha crystallin family protein, which codes for MNEEKNNFLLQLLSIRENILKKIQPSLLNLAELAALDWMGKDTKREHNSPVPAHVHELGDEIIAVVEIPGLQRREDLHLSVRTSSLEIRGRRFKRLPEPKSQATVLPAGTAEEFQQVVNFPCPVRPETATASYRHGLLEVRVKKAPHTSNDNVIIQFL
- the dprA gene encoding DNA-processing protein DprA; the protein is MPFQPEVSVVDEKVYWMGWQYLLPGSAKRIWNLVERFGSPGAAWMASGEALVTRGGFEPRGAAHLVRRRSELDLQEELARLQEQNITYITFEDGDYPQLLRVIFDPPPGLFVRGTLPPPGGQAVAVVGSRRPTPYGVTVAEKLGGELARAGVTVVSGMARGIDSAAHRGALAAGGRTVAVLGCGVDVVYPRENKRLMDEIIEAGAVISEFPPGSPPEAWHFPVRNRIISGLSRATVVVEAAEKSGALITADLALDQGRDVMAVPGPVTSPQSRGPNQLIKQGARLVESVADVLEELGITCLFPGKHLQSPVMPRLTTEEETVYGMLSGDPVPVDIIIENTGLATQQVLSALMFLEVKGLVRQFPGRLYARREKPTRF
- the ligD gene encoding non-homologous end-joining DNA ligase encodes the protein MDQEMSKVLGKSLSFTNLDKLFWPEEGLTKAHLIKYYSDIAPFLLPYIHNRPLVMKRYPDGISGEAFYQKECPDYAPDWIETFPVHHSERIINYIICNDLATLLWLANQACIEVHAWLSIRDNIECPDIAVMDLDPAQGATFRDILRVALLVREALAEFGLQAFAKTSGARGLHLFIPIRPVYPFRDVARAMEYIAQLVNRVYPARTTLERAVPKRKGKVYLDYLQNGRGKTMAFPYSLRPLPGAPVSTPLTWDEVQSLNVNPVDFNINTIFERLKEAGDLFRDLLVQEQSLDAILDMLARPSGLTLGTEG
- a CDS encoding spore germination protein, which translates into the protein MPVIIGAFKINQIQAGGTFNLGEVNISASKNTMDLSADQGSFNVGDFNIAILKHIDLSTTLQGIGRGLHVDSDLIDKQI
- the ligD gene encoding non-homologous end-joining DNA ligase → MEGQASLPLLRPMLATSSRPFDSPGFLYEVKWDGYRVLAYLNGGTLLRSRNLRDITATFPELKELHKCVKNQPAIIDGEIVIFQDGRPSFAALQARGRLEDPFKIKGTARRHPAILMAFDVLYAGGRSLLNEPLRRRKELLAEMIKPGDQVLVSEFVLHHGRAFTAACVARGLEGAMAKHLDSPYLPGRRSPYWRKFRNTREADLVICGYQVGRGRRRLGALLLGGYRGEELVYQGKVGTGFSREEEEHLLELLSRLVIPRPVLTLPPVEVRRTIAVEPVLVCAVEYLDLTAGGLLRHCSYRGLRPDKSPRECHYLLG
- the trmFO gene encoding FADH(2)-oxidizing methylenetetrahydrofolate--tRNA-(uracil(54)-C(5))-methyltransferase TrmFO, giving the protein MAEAVTVIGAGLAGAEAAWQLARRNIPVKLYEMRPHKFTPAHHTGFFAELVCSNSLRAIALENAVGLLKEEMRRLDSLIMACAGKYRVPAGGALAVDREGFARAVTEILESHPLVEVYREEVTDIPPEGIVVLATGPLTSEAMSRSLRDLTGIEYLYFYDAVAPIVTRDSINFDRVFCSSRYGKGEGEYINCPMTREEYERFQEALATAERAPRKEFEKEINFEGCLPIEVLARRGKDAMRYGPLKPVGLIDPRTGRQPYAVVQLRQDNAAGTLYNLVGFQTHLKWDEQKRVFRMIPGLEEAEFVRFGVMHRNTYVNSPILLYPTFECKKRAGLFLAGQMTGVEGYVESAASGLMAGINAARLYRGQRPVVFPPETAHGSMAHYITSADPKHFQPMNVNFGLFLPLDENIKDRRRRNLALAQRALEMLERWKQEVDI
- a CDS encoding spore germination protein, with protein sequence MVTIIIGTIKVNSIQSGGTLIVGERVVCLPTSEMTVQAGPGSLNSGDGNMYGTYPLEKLPRQKAAKSLK
- the topA gene encoding type I DNA topoisomerase, giving the protein MSKTLVIVESPAKAKSIGKLLGKKYTIKASMGHVRDLPKSQFGVDVEHGFAPKYITIRGKGEIIKELRTAVKKADRVLLASDPDREGEAIAWHLANVLEIDENTPCRIEFNEITKQAVQNAVKAPRPIDYNRVNAQQARRILDRLVGYKLSPLLWRKVKKGLSAGRVQSVAVRLICEREEEINAFVPEEYWTLTAVFSCRGKDPFEARLYKIGDKKAEITSQAQIEEILKELKGVSYRVIKITRKEKSRQPAPPFTTSSLQQEAYRKLNFTARKTMMVAQQLYEGLELGKEGPVGLVTYIRTDSTRVAVQAQMDARAYIQEKFGPEYVPEKPRQVAARGRAQDAHEAIRPTAVEREPEAIKQYLTPDQYKLYKLIWSRFVASQMNPAVIETTSIDITGGRYTFRATGSVVKFPGFTRVYVESRDDETKEEEGVLPAISEGETLEVKSLTPKQHFTQPPPRYTDATLVKVLEEKGIGRPSTYAPILETIIKRGYVVREKKQLVPTELGMVVVDLLKKHFPDIIDVEFTAQMEESLDRIEEGEMDWVRVIQDFYGPFQETLARAEEEIGQVTVSDEVSEEICEQCGRNMVVKRGRYGKFLACPGFPECRNTRPLLEPTGVPCPQCKGELVVRRSKKGRKFYGCSRYPDCDFVVWDEPSGEKCPRCGGLLVIKRGRGEQEELECVNEQCRYRVGRGETARDVTAGSELVEEKPSFDSWHNDALLSLTGEKSGPTATRGTGGRS
- the xerC gene encoding tyrosine recombinase XerC, which codes for MYPYIDNFIYYLQLEKNASPHTLDNYQRDLFQGLDFFARALGKPDHLVLPEDINRQLLRAFLAHLQSQGFSRATIARKLATWRSFFRYLTREEVLTANPAGHLSSPKIERKLPRFLFADECRALVEAPPDDTPLGRRDRALLETLYAGGMRVGELVALNLDDVDLTRATIRVAGKGARERLLPVGAFAVRALENYLLTGRPALATARSGEALFLNYRGERLSVRGVRKIIDKYVHQICLDRQVSPHVLRHSFATHLLDNGADLRAVQELLGHVRLSTTQIYTHVTRERLKEVYRRAHPRSQLRCSEVEMNRPF
- the hslV gene encoding ATP-dependent protease subunit HslV, producing MFHSTTIVAVHKDGRVALAGDGQVTFGQHTILKHQAKKIRRLHNNRVLAGFAGSVADAFTLFEKFEGKLEAHHGQLQRAAVELAKEWRMDKFLRRLEALLVVADRQHLLVLSGGGEVIEPDDGIAAIGSGGPYALAAARALAKHTDLSAGEIAREALLIAAGICVYTNDRITVEEL